In Quercus lobata isolate SW786 chromosome 12, ValleyOak3.0 Primary Assembly, whole genome shotgun sequence, a genomic segment contains:
- the LOC115970682 gene encoding 26S proteasome regulatory subunit 8 homolog produces MGKNNVLVKVHLERKYVVDIDKNIDITKITPSTRVALRNDSYVLHLILQSKVDPLVNLMKVEKVPDSTYDMIGGLDQQIKEIQEAVCTESGMFALWERRVNVTQEDFEMVVAKVHLERKYVVDIDKNIDISKITPSTRVALRNDSYVLHLILQSKVDPLVNLMKVEKVPDSTYDMVGGLDQQIKEIKEVCLVYRFTFCI; encoded by the exons ATGGGGAAGAATAACGTTTTAGTTAAG GTTCATCTTGAACGGAAATATGTTGTTGACATTGATAAAAATATCGATATCACGAAGATAACTCCATCAACAAGAGTTGCTCTCCGTAATGACAGTTATGTGCTTCATTTAATCTTGCAAAGCAAAGTTGATCCATTGGTCAACCTCATGAAAGTTGAAAAGGTTCCAGATTCCACATATGACATGATTGGCGGTCTTGACCAGCAAATTAAAGAGATACAGGAG GCTGTGTGCACAGAATCTGGGATGTTTGCTCTGTGGGAGAGGAGGGTTAATGTAACACAAGAAGATTTTGAGATGGTAGTGGCAAAG GTTCATCTTGAACGGAAATATGTTGTTGACATTGATAAAAATATCGATATCTCCAAGATAACTCCATCAACAAGAGTTGCTCTCCGTAATGACAGTTATGTGCTTCATTTAATCTTGCAAAGCAAAGTTGATCCATTGGTCAACCTCATGAAAGTTGAAAAGGTTCCAGATTCCACATATGACATGGTTGGCGGTCTTGACCagcaaattaaagagataaaggaGGTTTGCCTCGTGTACCGTTTTACTTTCTGCATTTAA
- the LOC115970847 gene encoding ABC transporter F family member 5-like: MDVEKALCRNYHLDFEKPRGGEVLLGEHNVLPNYFEQNQAEALHFNKTVLETVVEAAEDWRSDDIKGLLGRCNFKADMLDRKVSLLSGGEKVS; encoded by the exons ATGGATGTGGAAAAAGCACTTTGCCGAAATTATCATTTGGATTTTGAGAAGCCAAGAGGGGGTGAAGTTTTGCTTGGGGAGCATAATGTCCTGCCAAACTATTTTGAGCAAAATCAG GCTGAGGCACTTCATTTCAATAAAACAGTGCTTGAGACAGTAGTAGAAGCTGCAGAGGACTGGAGAAGTGATGACATAAAGGGACTCCTTGGGCGTTGTAATTTTAAAGCTGATATGCTTGATAGAAAGGTTTCTCTTTTGAGTGGTGGTGAGAAGGTAAGCTAA